AATCAACAGTATGACTTGGGGGAAAGCTTTCGCGATCGTGGATTAAACAACCTAAATCTCTACCTGATGCGAATAGATGATACTAGCAATTCTCAGGCTATTTGGGCATCAACCAGTGACGTAGACAGCGTAGAGCACCTGTTTTACCAGATTCCCGCAACAGGGCGGTATAAAATTCGAGTTCAATACCAGACCCAAGTGAACGACGCTACCCAACCCTATGGGATTGCTTGGTGGTCAGTACCCTCGCAGTAATGTAAACCTTCTCTAGGAGAGGTGCTGTTGACGAGCGATTGTATCCTACAGTAGAACCGTAATGGATTGTTGACATTGCTAATAAACAGCTTGAATGTATGAGGATGAACGTTAAGCATCTAGCTATCGCTGGTTTGGGAGTTCTGGGTATTGTTACTCCAGTGGCAACAACGGCTGCTCCGCAGAGTCAAACAATTCAAGTTGCCCAAATGCCTGAAACACGCCCACCCATAGCAGTAGTTAACCCTAACAAGCCCATCCGGATTCGCGTTATCAATAACGCCAAAGTTGATATTGTTACCGTGCTATTACAACCGGCATCTTCTGAGCGGTACGCAAGGCCCAAAGAGACAGTGACATTTGGTGTAGCTCATACTCAGTTTCTGCCAGTACCCATCAACTTGGTGATTTACACTAACGATGCTGATGCCCATATTAATTCCGGCATTACCGTAATAGATAATGAGATTATTGTTACAGTTGTCTCTACGTTGGCCACCACAGGGCCATCACGAGTTGTCAATGTAGCCACGAATGGTGCAGTCTATAAGGACTAATAACCATTGCTGATGTCAATTCTCCACAAGCCAGCGACATTAACCCTTTAGTTCGTAGTAGGGACTTAAGTCCTCACTATACGCTGTCCGTAGCCATAGCATGGAGAAGTGGTGTTAGGTGAAAATGGCACCCCGCTGACGCAGGGTTGAGCGAGTAGCCTCAGACAAGCCTGTAACCTCGCTAAAGTAAGCATTCTCAAGACGAGCGTTGCTCCAATCTACGCCATCAATGGCAACACGGGCGATCGTGGCATTGCTAAGGTTTGCCCCCTGAAGGATGGCTCCACGCAGGTACACACCCGTGAGATCGCTGCTACTCAGATTGCTGTAACTGAGGTTAGCTTGGGTAAAGTTAGCGCCGATTGCGTAGGCTCCCACAAGGTTAGCGCCAGTCAAGTTAGCATGACTGAGCATAGCATGGGGAAGCTTAGTGCGGAGGTCAGTGTCTGACAGGTCAGCACCAGAGAGATTAACATAGCGCAGGTTGGCGTTGCTCAGGATAGCATGGGCAAGACAAGCATCACTGAGGTTGGCGTGGCTGAGGTCGGCTAGGGTGAGGTCGGCTGATGACAAGCGGGCAGAGGTCAACATAGCACCCCGCAGGTTTGCCGATGAAAGATTAGCCTGGGCAAGGTTGGTCTGGTGCAAATTAGCTTGGTTCAGATTGGCGCCACTAAGATTAATGCCACGCAAATCTAGCCCGGCTAAATCTTCGCTGAGGTTGATTCCCAAGGTCTTGGCTAGGGTAGTGCTTTCACCAGGCTTCAGTGCTCTCAGCATCCGTTGCAACAGCTCAGCGCGCCGATCGTAACTAGCCCGCCGATGCTCACAGTCTCCAATGGCAGCATAGGCCAAATGCAAGCGTTTGAGGGTCTGTTGAGTCAGGCGTTGCTCAGCTAAGGTGTCTTCGGACAACTGGGAAAGGTGCTGCTGATAGTAGTCAATGGCAGTGGTGTAGTCTTGACGAGCGTAATGGGCGTTGCCCAAATTTAGGATTGCATTGAGCAGGCTGGTACGATCGTTAAGTTGCTGAGCAATCGCTAGTTGTTGTTGACAATGGACGATCGCTTGAGTGTAGTCACCCAATGCGTAGTAGGCAGCTCCCAAGTTACCCAAAGCGGCTGCCTCTCGCTGCAAGTTATTTTCCATGCGGCTAACTACTACGGCTGTTTGCCACATTTCTAAAGCCAAGTGAATTTGCTTGGCCTGATAATGTTGAATGCCCTCTTGAATCAACCGACTGGCTTCACTAGCAGCAACACTCATGGCAAACTCTCCCCTAGTTGCCAACATTAACTCTGTACGCGGACATCGACAATGCCGCCGGTAACGTTGTAGGTTGTGCCCTCTAGCTCTACTTGGTTGGCGATTTTAAGTTTTGCAGTGCCGATCACTGTACCACCATCAGTCACTTGAGCAGAGCCAGTGAGGGTGAATAACAAGTCACTCAAGTATTCCGCCTCTGGGCGAGGATCTGGCAAGGCAACAACTTTGCCGTCAGGTTGGGGTACGGCTACAGTGCGCGGCAGTACTTTGACCGCCTTGATGGTCATCTTGCCAGCAGGTTGATTGCGCACGACGATATTGACAGTCTTGGAACCTTCTATATCCTTGATAAACCCGCTGGGATTAGAGGAACTGATGCCCCGGACAATCACATCCACTTCCACCGTTTTCGCCTTGGCCCCAACTTGAGCGATCGACCCCGATGTGCCAGGAAAGAAAAAGATCCCAATAATTACCATCAGAATGACCAAGGCAGCACCAATGTCAAGGATGCTAATTTTGCCAAACAACCGACCTTGTTGATCTACTAGAGCCATAGTTTCAACGGGTAATCAACTGGAGTTCACATTCTCAGCATCATACAAGACTTCGACCCCAATCGCGCCTTAAACTCCATGTCGAGTACGATAACTTTGCACAGTGTTAGCTAGCAGCATGGCAACCGTCATAGGCCCAACCCCACCAGGAACTGGTGTAAGCCAACTAGCTACTGCCTGCACAGACGCAAACTCTACATCACCGACTATCCGAGCTGTGCCATCCTCTGCTATC
This Cyanobacteriota bacterium DNA region includes the following protein-coding sequences:
- a CDS encoding pentapeptide repeat-containing protein, with protein sequence MSVAASEASRLIQEGIQHYQAKQIHLALEMWQTAVVVSRMENNLQREAAALGNLGAAYYALGDYTQAIVHCQQQLAIAQQLNDRTSLLNAILNLGNAHYARQDYTTAIDYYQQHLSQLSEDTLAEQRLTQQTLKRLHLAYAAIGDCEHRRASYDRRAELLQRMLRALKPGESTTLAKTLGINLSEDLAGLDLRGINLSGANLNQANLHQTNLAQANLSSANLRGAMLTSARLSSADLTLADLSHANLSDACLAHAILSNANLRYVNLSGADLSDTDLRTKLPHAMLSHANLTGANLVGAYAIGANFTQANLSYSNLSSSDLTGVYLRGAILQGANLSNATIARVAIDGVDWSNARLENAYFSEVTGLSEATRSTLRQRGAIFT
- a CDS encoding DUF4330 domain-containing protein encodes the protein MALVDQQGRLFGKISILDIGAALVILMVIIGIFFFPGTSGSIAQVGAKAKTVEVDVIVRGISSSNPSGFIKDIEGSKTVNIVVRNQPAGKMTIKAVKVLPRTVAVPQPDGKVVALPDPRPEAEYLSDLLFTLTGSAQVTDGGTVIGTAKLKIANQVELEGTTYNVTGGIVDVRVQS